The Nicotiana tabacum cultivar K326 chromosome 14, ASM71507v2, whole genome shotgun sequence genome contains a region encoding:
- the LOC142169026 gene encoding uncharacterized protein LOC142169026 — MNTVSPDLLSGIVYASNAHLVWEYLREKFDKVNRVRIFQLHRKIATISQGTNSISAYFTRLKELWAEYDAMVHIPNSKEYVEYLQQQRLMQVLSGLNETYDQARCQILMKTVEPTLNQAYALIIEDESQNSSAHPVLPNRGDPVSLQTGRGQMTAQNNKGHHKGKKPFVKYDYCNKPGHSKKNCYKLVGYPTDFKNKKPYAANMTTGGLESDKSAHQDEGRSSCDGLKVGTILH, encoded by the coding sequence ATGAACACTGTCTCTCCGGATCTACTTAGTGGCATTGTCTACGCATCTAATGCACATTTGGTATGGGAGTATTTGAGAGAGAAATTTGACAAAGTGAATCGTGTGAGGATATTTCAGTTGCATAGGAAAATTGCTACTATTTCGCAGGGAACAAATTCAATCTCTGCATATTTCACTAGGTTGAAGGAATTGTGGGCTGAGTACGATGCAATGGTTCATATTCCTAATTCGAAGGAGTATGTTGAATACCTTCAGCAGCAAAGGCTAATGCAGGTTTTAAGTGGTCTCAATGAGACATATGATCAAGCAAGATGTCAGATCTTAATGAAGACTGTGGAACCAACATTGAACCAAGcttatgcattgattatagaggATGAGAGTCAAAATTCTAGTGCACATCCAGTCTTGCCAAACAGAGGAGATCCAGTTTCTTTGCAAACAGGTAGAGGGCAGATGACTGCACAGAATAACAAGGGACATCACAAAGGAAAGaagccatttgtgaaatatgatTACTGCAACAAACCTGGGCACTCTAAGAAAAATTGCTACAAACTAGTTGGCTATCCAACTGATTTCAAAAACAAGAAACCATATGCAGCTAACATGACAACTGGTGGCTTGGAGAGTGACAAATCAGCACATCAGGATGAGGGAAGAAGTAGTTGTGATGGATTAAAGGTAGGAACCATACTTCACTAA